Genomic window (Tripterygium wilfordii isolate XIE 37 chromosome 11, ASM1340144v1, whole genome shotgun sequence):
AGCAAGATTACCGCCTCAAAATTCCACTCAATCCCTGTGTGgtgggagaaagaaaagagaagatcaAAGAAAATACGAAACTAACAAAACGAACCAAATAAGAAAATAGGCGGCAAACAAGTTATAGCTCAATATGCCTACCCAATATCAGTAACCACCTACACAATACTTTCCGCCAAACTTGATGGTTCTCATCCCTCCAAATATATATTCAACTTTCATGCGAATTAACCAATTGAATGAACCCTCATAAAAGGTTAAAGAGGATGAGAAATCAAAACTCCGTCCAGGTTCAATGGATTTCTCTTCCACCAGGTCTCGTAATTAAAGCCAACATATTTCGGGGAGAAACTAATACATGGGTATGGGTCAATGCTCTGTTTGGCCGCCGAGAAAAATATGCGTATCAGCGTATTCGTGTCCTCTTGGCGATCAAACGAAGCAACCCAGAAGGAAAAAAACCGAAGCCAGAGTCACACCCAAACCATAGATCTTCGTAAACAACAACCATAATGTGCCAAGGATAAGTTTAGAATTTGTGTTTGTTTCGTTTGGTTTTCTTTGGACACGAGATTCCGGAGACTGCCACGTCTGAGTGCCAACGTGGCAATGAAAAGTCAGTCAACACTTTACCCCGAACGACTGCGTTTTGAAAGCCAATTGGCCCAATACTTTCTCTCTCTGACCTGTGCGGCGTTCTTTTGGTCAAAGGGTCACTTTTTGTTATTCgaatttgttattttcttcctcgagtgggtcccacaatagCCAGATAAGTCTTCGACGTCGTTTGACTCGTTGTTCGTGTTAAGGAGCTGAACCCAGGCTTCTTCACGTCCACATTCAGTGGGCCTTTACGAGCCATGGACTTCCATCTTAGGTCAACATTAATTGCTGAATTTTAATTGGTCGGTTTCCGCCACGTAATAATTTcgatttttaaatttgttaattaaaTGAGGAATATTATAATTTAAGTCCTGAATTTTCTTGTACAGTTTTGATGATAATGTGATGAATCATAATTGAATGAGAGACTATCCCTTCATGTTATTTtagggattttatttttatttcttttcccaGGTCTCAacattatcttcttttttttatatataaaatcaacGGAATTATCTTATCAATTTAACAAAATATTATTTCAATAAATGATAATTTAAATCTCTGGTTATCAGAAATCCCGGAATCCTTATCAGCGCCATGTGTTTAAGGTGTATAATATATGGTTCAAGTTGATTCATGTATGGCAATCGTTGTCAATAATTAACAATATATGGatgattataattttttgaGTTTTCGGTCTCGTTGTTTTCTCATATCTTATCATGTCTATTTCAATCATCGAAAGGACAAATGTCACAACTTAGTAACCAGAAGTGTAGATTTGTTTCATTATATTAACTATTCAGACAGATTTTGTGATTTCGGTCAATCAACGCTCTTATTTGTCACATTGGTCGTCAGGGAATCGTTAACTTACATCAGGAGAACATAGACTAGGTCAAGTTCCAGATTAGTGAATGATGGGAATTCCAAATCGATGATCGGCATTGACAGTGGTGGTGGTGagaataattaatttttgatgTATCACTTATAGTGAGTCGACCAAATCAGTATTAATTCTGGTGGAGATCGTCTATCATGATGATGAGATACTGGATGCATACATACATGGAAAATATAGAATAAAATGATGTTGCAAGAGATGCTAGGGATGAGGGTGAAGGAGAAGGCAGTGGTCATGtgatgaagaagatggtgataagttgtataatattttgttCAAGTTGATGCATATATGGCAatcattatcaaaaaaaaaaaaaaaaaaacaatggatgaTAATTGTAACTTGTGCTTATCTtcctaagaaaaaaaaaaccaataaatgTAGGCTTGAGGTAATtaatggaatatatatatattcttatgtAGTAACTAGTAAACACTAGCACAATAATTCTTACTAATTTTAGTTGATTTTATAATTTCAACTCACAACTAATCAACCTAAAAAATGAACTTATATTATAATCATTCTGTGTGAATCACACAATGAACTTGACGGCAGAAGAATATTGTAAGATAGGCAATTAGGCATAGCACACTACAATTGactatttgttttcaaaatgttataaaatgaagaacaaatatatatatatatataacaaacacAGCAAGTCAGTTAATTTCTTTGACCATTACAATCTGAAATTGATTTAGGATATCAGGCATGGCTTAATGTCAACTAATCAAATGTCATAACCCAACACTCTCACCACAACCACTTACTTTTTGAATTCTACTTCTTTGAAAAGGGAGGACTGCATATTAAAAAGAAACAGAAGACAAAGAGTCTGTCAATACGGTCTCCTTGAGCCATGGAGGTTCTAAGGACAATCTCCATAGACATGGAGAATTACATGATAAAGAGAAAACTGAGCAATGGTATGGGCAACTTTgttggcattcctaaggctataCATGTAGCTGAGGTTCTGAAGAGTTACCCCTAGTACCCGTATATCATGAATAACGCTCCCAATCTCACTAAGGATATCCCCATTCTCCTGGTTCTTCTCAACTGCAGTCTTGCAATCACTCTGGATTGTAACAATCCAAAGCCGGCAATCCAAAGCCAACCTAATCCCTGCATGGATAGCATAGAGTTCTGCACATTCTACCGAGTGCAACTTGCCCACCTTGCTCGCTGATGCCACTATAAAGCACCCATCATGATCCCTAGCGACCACCCCTACAGCAAACATACCTGTGATTCTATCAAATCCTGCATCGACATTAATATACACTTTACCACAAGGTGGCGGAACGCATATGGTATTAAGGTTAGAGGACAAGTTGCTCTCATGGGGAAGCTGCCTGAACTTCATAAAGTCCACAAGAAAACCCAGGATCCATTCCAGTAACTCACGCGACTGCCTTCTACTGGAATTATGAATCAATCTATTCCGATAGTTCCATACTTCCCAAATTGACATTAAGAAAATCTGCATGTTGGACGAGCTCAAAGATTCCTACAGTTTACTAACACAGTCAAAGAAGCTCCCACACAAAGCCAATCGAATGTCACTCTACAGATCACTTGTCCGCCATACTACTTTCACTAAGGGACACCGAAACAGTGCATGGATTGTATCATCACAGCCATAGCCACACAGAGGGCAGCACTGGTCACACGGAACATCATGTTTTTCCAGATTTCTCCGTGTGGGGATAATATCATGACAGAACCGCTAAAGGAATGTCTTGACGTTTTGAATTCTACTTGTTGAATCAAAATGTCATAAAGCATATGGCTTAATGTCAACTAAGCAAATGCCACTTGTATTTTGGAAAGTACCAAAAAGCACGGATCCTTTGCATCATTGATGTCAAAAATCCATACCCCCCATAGTGGATATGAAACTGTGGTATCAATTATTTACTAGGCTTTGTACTATACTCCGATGGCTATCCTTGCTTAATCTGTTATCTAATGCCAATTTCGTCAGAGAGAGGTAAAATGTGCGCATACCCAATGGAAAAAGATTTAGTTTTTTTGCAGTTGTAATCGACCGATGTTTCACCCTTTTCAGGATAATGAGTTGGGTGACTGAAGATGAGAATGACcataaagaaaatagaaaggGAAAGACTGAAGCATAAAGCTGAACGATTTTGAAATTAGTATGAACCATTGAAATCATTTGAACAATTTGGGACCTGGGTTTCAATTCTTCGGTTTGAATTTGCGTTTCCGATTTCTTCGATTCGAGTTTGCTGCGTGTTCAATGTTTATCGATGCAGAATTATCGGGGGCTGATTGATGGTCCAGTTAGGGTTTATACCAGATTAGGTCATTGATTTGGGGCTGTTATGTTTGGCAATCTTGGAAAATACAAGCGCGTTTTTGTttaaatggaaaagaaaaaagggtccAAGTACCGTAAGTAAGTAGAATTTTAACCAATAAAAAACTCTGATTCCGTGGGCATTCTCACAGGCGAATACTGCACCTAAACAACGTCGTTTCAATATGCCCAAAAGGCCAAAATATACTACGCTCCTTCGAAGCATCAACCCTCGAGCGGTTTGGAAGGAGGAAACGAAAGAAAATCATGGGGGCAGAAGAAGAGCAGGGGAAACAGGGGAATGAAAACCCAAGACGTGACGCCATAACAAATGCACAATTTCTCTCTTGGAAACGCCAAAaggtccttttttttctttccctttctttttgttgtttctaaATTCAATCCCTAATTTGGTACTTTTGTTACGATTTGCACCTTTTCCCTGTGTTAGTCTTTTGAGCTTAAATTCCTCATCGCCATGAGTGAAAAATTCAGAATAACCATCAATTGAATCTTTACTTGCTTTGGGTTAGGAGGGATTGTAaatttcaaaagcaaaaaactGCCAGTTAAAGGGTAAAACATATCTTGTAGAGTTTAACTGCTCCAACCTTAATTGTAAAATCATTGGTGTTTTTGGTGGCTGTAGCTGATTGATTGTCCACGCTCTTCACgctggaaaaaaaattgtttatgaGTTAGGAATGTTTAATTCTTCCAGCCTACCGAACTTGTAGAGTTGTGATGGAATCTTGTGTTGTTAGAGCCGCTTAGAGGTATTCAATTAGAATGGGGATAGGGAAAGTAGATTGATAGTTGATTTTGCTTTACTGACACAATGCAATTCCAGGATGGACATTGCTAGCTGAATGGTGTTGTGTGAACTGCTATATCATTTATCTAAGTATGAGTATAGAAGCGGTGAAACTAATTAAAAGGGAACAATTGTctgatttatccaaaaaaaaaaatgtatgtctAGTCTTTTTATGTTATCTTATCCACTGTTTTTAAGGTCTCCTGCTCCCTAACGCAGCAATTACAATTTGGAAATCATGCCACTTATCCCTTCCATGTACATGCTATAATCACTTTTAAATTTGCTTTGGGTTGTACTAATTcagaatgattttttttccctgtgagTGTGATCTGGAACCTATGGGTGTTAGGGAAAACGCCATACATTTAACCATGGGAAGGTTGTTGGAAGGAAAACTTTCTCTGGTGCTATGACTATGAGTATACATCGTTAGAGCTACTTCTGTATTTGTGAGAACCAAGTACATTATTATTCTAACTAAGAGTCTCAAAGTGATGTTTATCTAAAACGGCATCTCTCTTCCCCATCCCAAATGTTACGTCATTCAACTCTTTGGACCCTATGTTCCTGTGATAGGTTTACGTAAGGTAAGATTTTGAGTTGCAAGACATGCTGCTGCAGTAATGATCTCTGCTTTGGTACTAATTGGAATGTTTAAATCTCTGCAGGATGCAGATGCATCAGCTAGAAGAGCTGAAGCAGCTAGGAAACGAGAGGAAGCTATAGCTACTGGAACAGCACAAATGAATGGACGGGAGCTTTTCTTGAAGGAACCCTGGGTGTTTGATAATACACTTTATTGAGCTTGGTATGAAGGAACACAATGTGCTTTCATGTGAATGCAATGTATACATGTATCATGCTGCACTGATGTTACTTTTCCGACTATGTCTTGTCTAATGAAGGTGCTGGTACTCTCTATTTGCAAGGGTTGTGTACTGCTGCCATTGATCAGTGAAGATACCCGTTGTTGAGCTGTAATAATAGTATGCATTTATTGCAGGATGACATCTTATATATTACATATCCATGATTTGGAacgttttctcttttttttaaaaaaataatttattttcctcTCCCCCTTCTAATTGTGAATGACATTTCACATTCTTTGATGCATTAATTCATATGATATGAATGGCATCAAATAGAAAATATGATTAGATGGGTAGATGTCCTGCATGTTTTTCTAATACTAAGATGATACAGTATTACCTTCCTGATGTGACAAAATGAGTTGTGAAGATAATCTTGTTGATGCAATGAGACCTGTGGATGAATTTTAGCAGCACCAGAGCTCCACATGGTCTCGTTTGAACAAAATGTATGCAATTAAGTGGTTCCCTCGGGTATGGATCACTTATGGTCACAATTTAACAAGGTTTCATCGATGGGATGAggttgtgcttttttttttttatttccccaTGCGTTGGGCTACTCATTTTAAGAGTTGTTGGACCAAGCGTGTGGGCGTGAATGTTACTGCATTTAACGAGATATTTGCCCCTACTTGGTTTCAGTTTACAAATAGGTTTCGAGCAAATATCCTCCAGATACAACGAGGCTATAAAGCATTGAAATAGCAATTCTGAATGTGTTTTGGAATTCTCTTTGTAAAAGAGAAACTCATtatagaaaaagagaggaatatTGAATGTTCAAAGCAAAACTCATGGAGGGGAATAATGTGTTAACAGGTGACCGCATCAGGTTTAAAGTTGTTGTTTCCCATCATCTTAAGAAGCCATAATGCCTCTTCCTTGTTTCTTCCATTCAAATAAGCTGCAATCACTGGCGCCATACTAAGCAAGCGTTTTCTCCGGCATTTCGTCAAACAGCTTTCGGCCGCATTCTAAAAAGACATATTATTCCTTAGACACATTGTCGCCCAACTTGTTCCCAATCAAATTATTCATTCTAAATGTAGCCATTGAAGCTCGAAATATGAAGTTGGGTGTCCGGCAGATGTTGAAATTTTGAGATTGATCATGAAAGAATGACAGGGAAGTAAACCACATCGCAGAAAGTCCTGTTACTTGAAAATCAATAACctagaaagaagagaagatgaaGTCTGGtgcaaatgaaaataaatatgtaaaatGAACCAGTTACAAGTAACTAATACACACATATTTGTTTAGAGCATATTTACAACTTTGTAATGAAATACTATTGACATAAATTACAAAACCAAGGTGCCAATGCATATATCATTGCTCAATAAATGATGGCCAAATATATTCTAAGCAGTAAAACCAATTTGACGCTCATAAACCATTAATCTATCAGAGGATAACTCTCTTTTCTTCCAAACACAATGCGAGGAAATCTTCCACGGTCCTCTACTGCAAAGTCCACTGGGATTACTGATGAAGAGGCTGTATTAAGTCCATACTGCAAAGGCAAGCCTGGTATTGACAGACTAATGAATCTCAAATCTGTGGGAAAGGGAGAGAGATCAACACAAATGCAAATGcatcataaaataaaaaggcAGGAAACAGAAACCCGAGCATGCACGCACCCAGCACACACATGCTCAGTGAGATACAGAGAGAGCAAATAAGTTGTCCAGTTTTTCGTCGGAAAGCACCAGCAGAGTCGAGAAGAATATGTAACAAGCAATGCAGTACTTAATGTTAGCGAAGGATTTCAGCCTTACATGCATGAGTAGAACAGAATCCACAAGTACACAAGGAAAAATGACTTCGCAATGGATGACTTGGACATAAATGATACTGGACTATTGAAAAATGATATCATGCATTAATCAAATGCAAACAGAAGAAGCAGAATATTTCTGTTTCTGATGTGTACATTATGAGAACCCCAACAACCATGAAATTTAACAGTGAAAGCCCCTCTAGAGACATCAGTGTCAAGTGAGATGCAAAGGATATACCAATATGCCAAATTGTAAGGAGATGTGAGTACATCATTGTAAAATTATGCACAGGGTTGTGAAAGCAATTAATGTGCATAAAAATGATGGACATGATACAAGCTCTCTATTTGTCAGATATCAAATGCATTTAGTTTACAATATGGGAGGGTTTAAGATGGAATATCCACCAGGAGAAGAAAATAATGCCTTCCAAGTTTAGGATTAAATATTAATGCGTCTCATTATCTCAAGGTTGAATTCGTCTAAGTGGACCCTTTATCCCCGAAAATGCATATACAATCGTTCGCCAGATATCAAATGCATATAGTTTACAATATGAGTGGGTTGAAGATGGGAAATCCACcaggtgaagaaaaaaaattccttcCAGGTTTAGGATTAAATATCAATGCAACTCAATTTTGAATTCATCTAAGTGCACCCTTTATTCCTAAAAATGCATATACAATAATGAAGCACTGTAAACCTTAAAGTCAACCAACCTGGGCATAAGAAACAAAACTGAAGAGAAAAATAATTATCCAGTCAGAAGAAACCCTACGAACTGCATGAAACCCTCAATCGACCTTTGTGCACATCCTAGGCAACCTAGAGATCCACAGAATACAGTCTAAAGCATAACTAATATTCAGAGACAAAGTTCATGATTTGACTTTGTGTTACGTGAAGATTACTCCCAAcgacagaaaaagaaaattttaaggtTGAAAACCATGTACCATAGTTCCAAGTATCAACTAAATGTTAAATCTTGGACACAAAGTTCATCAACAAGTCCAATTTGCTTAAGCATGATACCTTCTTAAAACTTATAAGAGCACATGCCTAAAAGCTGTAAACTAACCATGTTACAATTATGCtaggtttttaactttttattcgTCAAAAGCTGCAGGCAAAAATTTCAGACCtcaaaaacaacaaatcaaGGATGATTAATAACTATATACGGTGGAAAACTGGGAAAAACCAGCGGAAACGAAAATTTCTAACTCGTCAAAGTTTTACATTTTGACACGGCTCAAAGGCATTTAGGTTGGGTGCACTTCTTTAATTGTCCAAAACAtctgaaaacaatgaaaaaaataaattctatgCCCGCAACATGCGAGTAAGAAGAACTGATCAAAGAGCAAGGAAAGCATCAGTGTAAACCAATGAAGTTGCCTCAAAATAATGCCTTTTCACTTTTCAGAAGGCACAAAAGGTCTCCCATTGATATCATACAAGGGCACAATCCTCAAAAATTATCCTCTGCATAATCCTAAACTCTTTTTTATTACTTCACATTCACATATATCAAATTACTACTCCACAAGAGCCTATCCTCTAAAACCAGTGCACACTGATAACTAAGAAATTCAAAATCCAATCACAAAATCAGATATTCTGACGCAAGCAGAAAACTCCAATTGAAAATTTACCcccaaacaagaaaaagattCTCGATTCACAAAATTTACCAGTTAAGATCGCTATTTTGGGCATTAATGGAGTTGTAATATCGAGATAAACTACGAGTAGGAGGTTTCCttgtctctttcttcttcttcttacgcAAACCGAAGATCTCTTGCACAAGAGGGACATGGACCAGGACTAGCTTCCACGCCAACAACCATCCTGCAATTTCAGTCCAcccaaaataacaaaacaagttaATTCTTCATCATACACCACAAAATCAACTGTTCTTCATCGATATATATATCTGAAAATTTTTCCAGCAATAACAAGAAATTATAGACATAGGGAGAGGATTACCAACAAGAATAAATAAGAACGCGAACAAAATAGCGAGAATAGGGCGCAAGAGGAGTAGATGGAGATAATCCCAAAAGGAAGGGATATATTGTGAagctgaagaagaagacgacTGCAACTCCATTGACGAGTCTAGAGCACTGGGAGTTGCGACGCCTgttttgggcttctcttccgTTTTTAAAGGGAAAAGGTGGCTGCGACAAAATTTGGGCTTTATTCACGTAATAGGCCATAAAGCCCAAAACCCATAAAGTCTATTTGTTTGGTTATACGTCTTTTTATACGTATAGTAATACCTCAAATCACTCCTCCATTGTCGAATCAACAGCCGAATTCCAGCCTGGCTGGAGCCCGCACTCCCACCATGGGCCCACTTCTGGGCTGCCCATCTAAACAGAAACGTGGGCTATTACCCAATCTCTATGTCCCACGTGTCAACAATTCTAATCTGAACCTGGCCGCTTAACCGTCCACGTGAAACACAGCGGCTCTTATGCCACCGCCTATTCTCGGTCACATCCTACCATTCAAGGAAACGGAGTACATCACCCAATATGTCAACCGGATTCATTCGCTCGCTCTCCCTTCACCTATTACATGTCATCTAATCCCTTTGTTTCCCAATTAGTAGTAATTACAAATAGTATTTGTGTGTATGACACAATTATAACTTTATTCGGTTGAGAGCAACTAATGATGCAAAATTTACATACATGATGATTAAAGTAATTATGCTCGAAATGGATCGATCAAAGATTTCGAGATTGGAGTAGATGATTGCGTAATGATAGGTCAATCGTTCGtgtttgtaaatattttttaagtgaTAGAGGTgggaatattaatatttttcaattttaatatataaacaatattgttgtgtgatatttgaatttttattgttaAAGATTTTATGTTCTTATTCATAAATTACTAAATATAATAGAGTTTATAAATTtcacaaaatattttaacagctaatttcaaatttgtaaacttcaccaaacacttccctaaattaaaaattcataaactaagttcaaattttttaacaaaaagaaaaactctaccaaacctctcttcctctccttcaGTTGGCGATTGTGTAGAAAGCTCGTATTTCTATGTCTGTGCAATAACTTCCATGGAAGCAGACTCGTCTGAAAGACCAAGGCTTCGTTACTTCCGCTGTAGCTTCTGTAGACGCTGTTTCTGTTGCTTCTACTCATACGCATAGCCCTAACAAAAACCCTAATCAGAATAGATAGTCAATTTGGATTAGTTGTTTATGGATTCATCGCATGCTCCGTCAGGTCTCTCTCTAGGGTTCCACTCTCAAACATCACCGTTGCCTGCGAAAATCCCGGCCGTGGTCGCCGAGGATTCGTTTTCATTTCAGATTGATTCAAATTTTTGCGGCTCATCAAATCGGGTACCTCTTCAATTGTTCGATCAGAAGGATGATAATCGGGTTGAGAATGGCGAGGTTGAAGGGGATTCTGAGCAGTTCAGCATATTAGGACACCGTATGTGTATAAAGAGGGATAGGGATTCTCAAGCGTGCTTACCTTCGAAGCGGATTGCAATCGGGTCGGGACTCGAGGAGCGGCAAGCTTGGGTACGGTCATGGGGTAACCAGCCTATTGGGGACGCCGACCCCGAGGTCCTTGAAATTATGGAGAAAGAGAAACAGAGACAATTCAGAGGGATTGAATTGATTGCTTCTGAGAATTATGTGTGCCGTGCTGTATTGGAAGCTCTAGGAAGCCACGTATCCAACAAGTACTCGGAGGGAATGCCCGGAGCTCGGTACTACACTGGCAATCAATATATTGATCAAATTGAATTGCTTTGCATGGAGCGGGCATTGGCTGCTTTTGGCCTTGACTCTGATAAATGGGGCGTGAATGTGCAACCATATTCATGTACCTCTGCAAATTTGGCAGTTTACACAGGGCTTCTACTTCCTGGTGATAGGATAATGGGGTTGGATTCGCCTTCTGGTGGCCATATGAGTCACGGGTACTATACCCCAAGTGGGAAGAAGGTATCTGCTGCGTCGATATTCTTTGAGACTTTACCTTATAAGGTGAACCCGCAAACAGGTTACATTGATTATGATAAGCTTGAGGAGAAGGCCTTGGATTTTCGCCCAAAGATACTTATTTGTGGCGGGAGCTCCTACCCACGAGAGTGGAATTACTCAAGGTTTAGGCAGATTGCAGATAAGTGTGGAGCATTTTTGATGTGCGACATGGCTCATATTAGCGGTCTTGTTGCAGCCAAGGTTTGAATACTTTAACTTTTGATAGGGTTTTGTCACTTAGTTATAGATTTCTGTACATTTCGAGgccttttttttagtttattcaTTTACATCTGATATCATTAGAAGGTCATACTTGATTGGTTCCTGAGCATCTCAAGAACCAAGCATTGGTCTTGTCGCTACAGGATTGTGGTTTCTGCTGCTTGTTTAGCATTTTGATTTTGTGTGTCTGTTGATAGCTTTGGTAACAACATGAAACTAATGTCacttttgattgatttggtgcaatttcatATCTCAATCATGTTAGAGTTTAACAACGTGATCTAAGTATTATCTAGATATATTAGGTAAAAGTGCTCTGTACGCAATCCTGCTAACTCGATATTTATAGCTGAGTTCTTTCGTGATTAGTACTCAGTGCAAGGTTCCTTTCCTCGTCTTCGGTGTAAGGTGAAGACTTTTTTGGTTTTGCCCTCAGTTTTGTGGTCTTAAGAATAGTTTGTAGAATACTTTTCTAAAataataaaaccaaaaaaactgGTGTTTTTGCCAACTTTTATCTTTGAAAACAGTTTTGGGAATTAATGAATTAGGACTAACTTGAAAATCCGTTCATATGTCTCTTGGAGAACATTAACTTAAATGCCCTGTAATTGTTTTTGCATTCGGAAACTTCATTGATAGTGGATATTccattaataaattaatataacttTTGCAACTCTTCACTTGATCTAAGG
Coding sequences:
- the LOC120008653 gene encoding uncharacterized protein LOC120008653; this encodes MGAEEEQGKQGNENPRRDAITNAQFLSWKRQKDADASARRAEAARKREEAIATGTAQMNGRELFLKEPWVFDNTLY
- the LOC120009515 gene encoding serine hydroxymethyltransferase 7-like: MDSSHAPSGLSLGFHSQTSPLPAKIPAVVAEDSFSFQIDSNFCGSSNRVPLQLFDQKDDNRVENGEVEGDSEQFSILGHRMCIKRDRDSQACLPSKRIAIGSGLEERQAWVRSWGNQPIGDADPEVLEIMEKEKQRQFRGIELIASENYVCRAVLEALGSHVSNKYSEGMPGARYYTGNQYIDQIELLCMERALAAFGLDSDKWGVNVQPYSCTSANLAVYTGLLLPGDRIMGLDSPSGGHMSHGYYTPSGKKVSAASIFFETLPYKVNPQTGYIDYDKLEEKALDFRPKILICGGSSYPREWNYSRFRQIADKCGAFLMCDMAHISGLVAAKICANPFEYCDVVTSTTHKSLRGPRGGIIFYRRGAKQRNNGMLLNHSDGISHYDFEEKINFAVFASLQGGPHNNHIAALAIALKQVATPEFKVYTQQVKKNAQALASALLRRKCRLVTGGTDNHLLLWDLTTLGLTGKNYEKVCEMCHITLNKTAIFGDNGAFSPGGVRIGTPAMTSRGCLEAEFETIADFLIRAAQITGLVQREHGKLQKDFLKGIQNNKDIVELRNQVEMFASQFAMPGFDI